Part of the Halopenitus persicus genome is shown below.
GCGACCAACGGGCTTGAGGTGGTGGTAAACCCCGATTCCGACTCCGACTCCAGCTCGGACTCCGGAACCGCAAGCGATCTGTTGTCGGGAACGGTGCAGCCGGGGCGGTGGTACAAGCTGACCTTCGAGGGCGTCGATTTCGCGGCCGAACGCTTCGACGCCGCCCTCGCCGACGTCGGGGACAGCGAATTCATTCGGATGACGCAGTCGTTCCACTCCTCGATCGAGACGGTCGCCGCCCTCACGGTTCGCTCCCGGCGGGGCGACGCGGTCGCCGTCGACGACGTGGTCGTCTCCGACGACGGCTGACGCGACCGGACGGCAGCCCTTTGTGGGCCGGCCATCGATCGGTGGACATGACGGCCGACCTCGAGGAGAAGACGGATCGCTACGAGCGGATGCTCGCGGACGCGCTGGCGGCGGCGGAGACGGTCGCTCCCGCCGGGTCGCCGCTTGGCGAGGCGGCGGCGGACTGCCGCGAGATGGCCGAATCGTATCTCCGTGACGGCCGGCATTTCCGTGCCGACGACGACCCGGTCAACGCGCTGGCGTCCTTCTCGTACGGCTATGGCTGGCTCGACGCCGGCGTCCGAATGGGACTGTTCGCGGTTCCGGAGGAAACGGAACTGTTCACGACGTGATCGGCCGGATCGAGCCTTCGTTCGGTCGCGAGGTGGGGTACCACTCGCCGGGTCATCGCCTGCCTCGGTGGGTCACTCCGATCCGTCGGAATGCCACTTCCTGAGCGTCGACAGAAGGTTCGGATAGTCGGCGATCACGCCATCGACGCCGAACCGCAATGCGTCGTCGACGTCCGTCCACGTCCGTGCGGTCCAGGCGTTCACGGCGTAGTCGTCCAGCCGTACCGACTCCGCTGGCAGCCCGTCGATCGCCGGGTGGACGGCCTCGGCATCGAGCGCGTCGGCGATCGTCGTCGCCGTCTCGAGCGTATACGCGATGGGAGCGATGCGAGCGTTCGGCGAGATCGCACGGACCACCTCCAGCGCGGACTGCGAGAACGACGAGTACAGGACGCTGTTCGGCTCACGATCGACGGCGTCCAGGACCCGTTCGACGAACGGGACCCACTGCTCTCGTGTGAATCCTCCGTCAGGACCCACCTCCGTCGTTCCGCCGGTTCCCGGGCGTTTGAGTTCGACGTTGAGAGATACCGTATCGGGAACCGCCTCGACGAACGCCGACAGCGTCGGGATGTGGTAGGACGTGCCAAGCACGGACGTGTCGGTGACCGTTTCCGTCGAGCGGCCGGCGACGGCACCGCTTGCGTCGGTGATACCGCGGCTCGCCCCGTCGGCATCGAGACGCCGGTCGTGGAACACAACCGGCGTCCCATCCGCGGTTGCGACCACGTCGAACTCGATCGTGTCGGCGCCGAGACCGCCGGCGCGGCGTGCCGCCGCAAGCGTGTTTTCGGGGACGACTCCCGCGAACCCCCGATGAGCGAACAGGCGAACCGTCGTCGACGGGTCACCGGCGGCTACCATCGGACGAAGGGCAGTTCGGGGGCATCCAGCGTGACGAACTCCGAGACGAAGTCGGTCGCCGGGGAGTCGTATATCTCCCGGGGCGTCCCAATCTGTTCGACCCGCCCGTCGTTCATCACGGCGATCCGGTCACACATCAGCATCGCCTCCTCCTGATCGTGCGTGACGTACAGGCCGGTCACGTCGAGATCCGACAGGAGCTCGCCGACCTCATCGCGGAGCCGGGATTTGAGTCGTGCGTCGAGACCGGTCATCGGCTCGTCGAGGCAGAGGATCGCCGGCTCGATGGCCAGCGCCCGTGCGAGACCGACGCGCTGTTGCTGGCCGCCCGAAAGCGTCGTTGGATCCCGGTCCGCCATCCCGCCGATGCCGAGCATATCGAGCAGTTCCATCGCCCGCTCGTTGCGTTCGGCTTTCCCGATCCCGCGCATTTTCGGCCCGAACGCGACGTTTTCACGGACCGTCATGTTGTCGAACAGCGCGTACTCCTGAAAGACCAGCCCAACGTTACGGTTCTCCGGCGGCGCGTGGGTCACGTCGCGATCGTCGAATGCGACGGTCCCCGACGTCGGCGTTTCAAAGCCCGCGACGGTGCGGAGCGTAGTCGTCTTCCCACAGCCCGAGGGGCCGAGGACGCCGACGATCTCGCCATCAGCGACGGTGAGCGAGACGTCGTCGACGGCGGTCGTCTCATCGTACCGTTTCCGTATCGAATCGAGTGTGACGCGTGCCATAGTTAGCTTCTCGTGTCGAACCCGTGTGAACCGACCTGCTGGAGCAGGACGGTGATCGCGACGATTATGCAGAAGAACATCGACACCGCGGCGGCCGCCTTCGTGAACGAGCTGTTCGAGATGTGCCGCTGGAGGAACAGCGCGAGCGGCTGGGTTCCTTTCGCCCAGACGATATACGAGAAGTTGAACTCGGCGGCGGCAAGCGTCCAACAGATGATCGCTCCGGAGACGATCCCGGACCGTGCGTTCGGGACGATGATCGTGAGAAACGTCCGGAACCACGAGGCACCGAGAGACCGTGCGGACTCCTCAAGCCGCTGTAGGGGCATCGATTCGAACTCGCTCAGAACGGCCATCACCATAAACGGCGCCTTCAATAGCGAGTAGCCCACGATCAGGCCGAAGCTCGTCCCCGAGAGGGTTGGATAGGCTCGCAGGAACGCCACTCCGAGGATGACTCCCGGGACGAGCGGGAGAACCGAAATCGCGTTTACCCACTCGGAACCCCAAAAGTCGTAGCGAGCGACCGCGTAGGCGATCGGTATGCCGACGATGAGGTTGATGAACACGCCGCCGAGCGCGAGCCCGACGCTGAACAGTAGCTCGGAGGGAACCGCAAGCGTGTAACCGCCGATCGACAGGAGCGGCTCCCACCCCATACTCCGCTGGGAGCCGATCGTCTCCGCGAGCCCGAGCACTTCCCGCCAGTTCCGCAGCGTGACGAAATCCGACGGGAACACGCCGCTCCATTCCCCGGCAAATGAGCCGACGAACGTGAGGAACACGGGAACGATCAGGAAGGCGACGACGAGCAGGAGCGTCGTCGTCACCGCTCCCCGTCCGAACCGTCGCGACGGAGCGATCCTCACAATCCCACCTCCGCACTGGTGTACCGAAGCCCCAACGCCGTGAACGCGAACGTGAACAGGAAGTATACGGTCGCCATCGCGCCGGCGATCTGGATGTCGTACCCGGTCGCCAGTTCCCGGGAGATCTGGAGCGTCCAGACCAGGACGGTCTGAATGACGACGAGGGTCCCGAAGATCGCCAGCCCGGTTCGAAAGGTGAGGATGAGCGCCCCGATGATCCCGGGCCTGATCTGTGGGAAGGTGACGTGTCGAAACGTCTGCCACGGGCTCGCACCCAGCGACTGGGCGGCCTCTTCGGCTGCAACGTCCACCTCGGCGTAGGTGCCACGAAGGATGAGCGTCGCGCGTGGGATCATCGAGTAACAGAAGGCGATGAACAGCCCCGGCACGCTGACCGCGATGGCAAGCCCGATCGCCTCCTGCCCGGTAACGATCGCGAGAACGTTCGTCACCACCCCGTTGTTCCCGAACAGGACGAGTATCATAAACGCCGCGACGATACCTGGGAGGCTGATCGGGAATGAGACCAATGTGATAAGTAGTCCCTTAGCTGGAAGATCATACTTCTCGAGCGCATGTGCGATCGGGATCGCGAGACCGACGGACGCGAGGGTCGTCCCGCCCGCAAGCCAGAGGGAGTTGACCGCGACCTGCCAGTAGAAGGGATCGCTCGCGAGCGCCTCGTAGGCCTGCAGTGAGAAGCCAACTGAACGGTACTGTTCGGTGGAGACGCTGATGCGAACGACCTCGACGAGCGGATATGCCCCTGCGACGGCGAGCAGGGCGGCAAAGGGGGCACACAGCGCAGCGATCCGGCGACGCTCCCGGTCGCGCTCGGTCGTCGGATCAACGATCGAGTCACCCAGCTCGACCACCGCGTCGGTCCCGGCGCGAAGGCGTGACCCCGCCTCGCTCGTCCGACTGCTGGGTGCTCCCATTAGAGGTTCGCGCCGCGGGTTATCTCCTGGATGATGGCGTCCTGCTCCTCGACCAATCGATTATAGTCGACCTGGAACTCCGTCCGATCGTACTCGGCGCCGTCGATGAACTCGTCGGGTAACTCCATCTCCGAGGAGCGGATCGGGCGGACGTACGCATCAAGGAAGTGCTGTTGTCCTTCCAGCGAGAGGACGTAGTCCATGAACAGCTTGCCCGCCTCGGGATTGGGGGCGTCTTCCAGCAGTGCATAGCCGTACGGCATATTCAACGCGCCCTGGTTGCCGTTTTCGCCCCCGAGGAGTGCGACGCCGACGTCCTCCTCGGCGATCTCGTCGTTGTTGTACTTGAGATCGAGCCCCGAGTAGTCGTACCGGATAAACGTCGAGTACTCGCCGCTCGAGAACTGCGCGAGGAAGTTGTCGGTGAACTCCG
Proteins encoded:
- a CDS encoding DUF357 domain-containing protein, whose amino-acid sequence is MTADLEEKTDRYERMLADALAAAETVAPAGSPLGEAAADCREMAESYLRDGRHFRADDDPVNALASFSYGYGWLDAGVRMGLFAVPEETELFTT
- a CDS encoding glycerophosphodiester phosphodiesterase, translating into MVAAGDPSTTVRLFAHRGFAGVVPENTLAAARRAGGLGADTIEFDVVATADGTPVVFHDRRLDADGASRGITDASGAVAGRSTETVTDTSVLGTSYHIPTLSAFVEAVPDTVSLNVELKRPGTGGTTEVGPDGGFTREQWVPFVERVLDAVDREPNSVLYSSFSQSALEVVRAISPNARIAPIAYTLETATTIADALDAEAVHPAIDGLPAESVRLDDYAVNAWTARTWTDVDDALRFGVDGVIADYPNLLSTLRKWHSDGSE
- a CDS encoding ABC transporter ATP-binding protein, whose amino-acid sequence is MARVTLDSIRKRYDETTAVDDVSLTVADGEIVGVLGPSGCGKTTTLRTVAGFETPTSGTVAFDDRDVTHAPPENRNVGLVFQEYALFDNMTVRENVAFGPKMRGIGKAERNERAMELLDMLGIGGMADRDPTTLSGGQQQRVGLARALAIEPAILCLDEPMTGLDARLKSRLRDEVGELLSDLDVTGLYVTHDQEEAMLMCDRIAVMNDGRVEQIGTPREIYDSPATDFVSEFVTLDAPELPFVRW
- a CDS encoding ABC transporter permease: MRIAPSRRFGRGAVTTTLLLVVAFLIVPVFLTFVGSFAGEWSGVFPSDFVTLRNWREVLGLAETIGSQRSMGWEPLLSIGGYTLAVPSELLFSVGLALGGVFINLIVGIPIAYAVARYDFWGSEWVNAISVLPLVPGVILGVAFLRAYPTLSGTSFGLIVGYSLLKAPFMVMAVLSEFESMPLQRLEESARSLGASWFRTFLTIIVPNARSGIVSGAIICWTLAAAEFNFSYIVWAKGTQPLALFLQRHISNSSFTKAAAAVSMFFCIIVAITVLLQQVGSHGFDTRS
- a CDS encoding ABC transporter permease produces the protein MGAPSSRTSEAGSRLRAGTDAVVELGDSIVDPTTERDRERRRIAALCAPFAALLAVAGAYPLVEVVRISVSTEQYRSVGFSLQAYEALASDPFYWQVAVNSLWLAGGTTLASVGLAIPIAHALEKYDLPAKGLLITLVSFPISLPGIVAAFMILVLFGNNGVVTNVLAIVTGQEAIGLAIAVSVPGLFIAFCYSMIPRATLILRGTYAEVDVAAEEAAQSLGASPWQTFRHVTFPQIRPGIIGALILTFRTGLAIFGTLVVIQTVLVWTLQISRELATGYDIQIAGAMATVYFLFTFAFTALGLRYTSAEVGL